The genomic interval ATTGCTAATCCGAATTGCTCCACGATACAGATGGTTGCGGCGCTGAAACCGATACAGAAAGCTTTTGGTTTGACACGTGTCATCGTATCAACGTACCAGGCGGTATCAGGGGCAGGCAATGAAGCATGTAATGAACTTGAGGAACAGACAAAACAATATATGAATGGGGAAGAATTGACCTCGGAACTGTTGCCGGTTAAAGGAGATTCAAAGCACCTTCCGATTGCGTTCAACGCCCTGCCCCAGATTGACGTCTTTCAGGATAATGGTTACACGTTTGAAGAAATGAAAATGATCAATGAATCCAAAAAAATTCTACATGACGAAAAACTTCAGGTAGCAGCTACTTGTGTTAGATTGCCTCTTTTCACGTCCCATGCAGAAAGTGTGTATGCTGAAGTTGGGCAGAATAATCTTAAAGTAGCAGATATATGGAAAGTTCTCGATGGAGCTGATGGTGTCACTTTGGAAGATGATCCTGAAACACAGACGTATCCGACACCGCTAAGTGCCACGGATAAAGAAGATGTTTTTGCAGGTCGTGTTCGTAAAGACTTGGATAATGACAATGGTTTTCATTTCTGGGTAGTGTCTGATAACCTAATCAAAGGTGCTGCATTGAACACCATCCAAATTGCTGAACGATTAATTCATCATAAATGGCTTTAAAAGATTGAGGTGGAATAATGCAGATAATGGTTCAAAAATTCGGGGTACGTCTGTACAATCCGAAGAAACTCGAAATCATGTCATTCAGCATATAAAAAATTCTTTGATGAACAATTATAAACTAGTCGTCGTTGTATCTGCATTAGGGAGGAAACCAGCTCCATATGCAACGGATACATTGCTGGAGCTGGTTGACTTTCCAAAGAATTACAATTCCAATCGCGAATTGGATTTACTCATGTCCTGTGGTGAGACAATTGCGTCAGTTGTACTTTCAAATGAGCTGCAGAAGCATCATATCAATGCCGGGGCGCTGACAGGAGCGCAAGCCGGATTTATAACAAATGACGATTTCACAGAGGCTAAAATTAAGGAAGTGAAACCGGATCATTTGCTTGAAGCATTTAAACAACATGATGTTATTGTTGTAGCGGGTTTTCAAGGCCGTACAGAGCGTGGAGACATAACAACTATCGGTCGTGGCGGTAGTGACACAACCGCTGCTGCTGTTGGTGCGGCATTGAATGCAGAAAGCGTTGAAATATTTACCGACGTAAATGGAGTAATGACAGCAGACCCAAATATGGTTTCTTCAGCCAGGCCATTGGATATTGTGACCTATACAGAAATATGCAACCTGGCATACCAGGGCGCCAAAGTAGTCCACCCAAGGGCTGTGGAGATTGCCATGCAGGCAAAAATCCCCATGCGTGTTCGATCCACTTATGTTGAGGATGAAGGCACGCTTATAACAGCTTCACGGGTGCAAGAGCTTGGTACAGATATTTCTGATCGCCTAATTACTGGCATTGCCCATATGTCTTCGATAACACAAATAAGAGTCCAGACGAAAGAAGAAACACACCGGCTCCAGTCAGATGTTTTTAAATCAATGGCTGAAGCAGGGATTTCCGTTGACTTTATTAATATTTCTCCGACTGGTGTTATATACACTGTTCCGGATGCACAAACAGAAAAAGCAGTGCATATTTTAAAGACACTGGGCTTTTATCCGGAAATTACGCAAAACTGTGCCAAGGTATCCGCCGTTGGAGCTGGAATGACCGGGGTGCCAGGTGTTGCATCACGAATCGTTCAATCACTTACCAGTGCAGGTGTCCAAATACTGCAATCTGCAGACAGCCACACGACTATTTGGGTGTTAATCCATGAACAAGATTTAAAAATGGCTGTTAATGCACTGCATGATGTTTTTGAACTTGATAATGTAAATAAAAAACCTGTTTAATTCCGTTTTTGGAATTCTTAAGGAAAGGTGTCATTTAATGGACTTTGGTAGGATTTTAACCGCGATGGTAACTCCATTTGATGAGCATGGTCAAATTGACTTGGATAAAACAGATCAATTGATTGAACATTTGCTTGACAACGGAAGTGACGGACTCGTTGCAGGCGGAACAACCGGTGAATCACCTACACTTACCAAGCAAGAAAAAATAACCCTTTTTAGGCACATCGTTAAAACGGTGAATAATCGTGTACCAGTCATTGCTGGAACGGGAAGTAATGATACAGCTGCTTCCATAGCTTTGACAAAAGAAGTTGAAACACTAGGTGTCGATGGAATCATGCTTGTTGCGCCATATTATAATAAACCCAATCCTGAAGGGCTTTACCAGCATTTTGCAGCAATTGCACGTGAAACCACCTTACCGGTTATGCTGTATAACATCCCGGGGCGTTCCGTTGTGAAGATGGATGCTGATACGATTATTCGTTTAAGTGAAATGGAGAATATCGTTTCGGTAAAAGAGGCTAGTGGTGACCTTGATCAGGTGTCTAAGATTATTGAGCATACAGCTGATGATTTCAGTGTTTATTCCGGTGAGGACAGTATATCGCTGCCAATGATGTCTGTTGGTGCCGATGGCGTTGTTTCGGTTGCATCACATATTGCCGGAAATGAAATGCAGGATATGGTTCATGCTTATCAACTAGGGGAAACGGTAAGGGCTGCATCAATTCATCGTAAGTTGGTACCAATTATGAACGGCCTGTTTGCCCAACCTTCACCAGCACCGGTTAAAACGGCATTGAACATGAAAGGGATTGATGTCGGAAATGTCCGCCTTCCGCTTGTGTCACTCACCGATTCAGAAAAAGATACGTTAAAAAATTTGCTTAAAAATATCGGCATTTAAATGCCGATATTTTTCGTTTGTCTGCATGGTTCTTTTCTTCTTTGTTCATACTAATTTTAGTGGGATGAGCATGTAAAAAGGAGTGACCATAAATGGAAAAAGAACCAGAAAAGAAAGGTGATCAGAACCAGGGTGATCAGGCGAATAATTCGTCATTAGTACAAAAGATACAGCAGTTGGGCCAATCCAATGTCCCGCAAGCACCTGATTCCAATATTCATGTACTGTCAATTATTGGGCAGATTGAGGGACATGTACAGCTACCCGCACAAAATAAGACGACAAAATATGAACACATGTTACCGCAGCTTATCGCTATCGAGCAAAATCCTAAAATAGAGGGGTTAATTGTTTTGCTTAATACAGTCGGTGGTGATGTGGAAGCAGGTCTAGCCCTGTCAGAAATGATTGCATCCATATCAAAACCAACTGCTTCCATTGTTTTAGGTGGCGGCCATTCCATAGGTGTACCAATCGCTACTGCTGCAGATTATTCGTTTATCACGCCAACAGCGACGATGACTATTCATCCTATCCGATTAAATGGGCTGGTCATCGGTGTACCGCAGACATTTGAATATATGGATAAGATGCAGGACAGGGTAGTTGACTTTGTAACCCAGCATTCTAATATTAAGGAAGAGAAATTTAAGGAACTCATGTTTGCAAGAGGGAACCTGACTAGGGATATAGGAACGAATGTCGTCGGTGATGATGCCGTCGAATATGGATTGATTGATGGTATCGGTGGTGTAACAGAAGCCATGCAAAAACTGAATGAAATGATTGATGAGAATAAAGGGCCAGAAGAGCAGGTGATTCAATGATTTTATATACGCCTCTTTCGGAAACAGACATTTTTCCTGTTTCCGAACAAGAGCTTAATAAGCGACACTGTGTATCGCACAAAGGTAAGCAATTATTTGTTGAGGAATTAGAAGATGGACAATACCAATTATTGCAGCTAATTTCGACGGATCCAAATGATTTTATGAATGGTGACTACACCCCTGGAACTATTTTAAAGTAAACCATACGTCAAATGGTGATAATTGTGTTATAATGGAACTAATTGTCAACGAGACCCCTTGTCTGCTAGATGGCAAGGGGGTTTAATGCTTTTCATTTCTAAGAATTTGTTTACTAAATATATGGGTGCCGCTTACTTATAAATACTTAGCCTTGTTGTGTTACTGCAGGCAGATTGACACATTACTGTTGGTTCTCGTGTTAGTGAGGTGATTATGTTGGCAAAGAAAAAAAGAAAAAATAAGAAGAACCAATTAACGAAACAAGTAAAATCTGAATTGCTCGGACTGCTTTTTTTATTTATAGCTATTTTTGGAAGCGGGGCCAGTGCTATAAGTGATGGCGCGATTCCCGGTGGTCTAGAGTATATTTTTCGGTTTTTTCTAGGAATCTGGTATTTTATTGCATCTGTTTTTCTGCTGCTAACAGGAATAATATTGATGATCAAGCGACGTTTGCCGATATTTCACAGTAAAAAAATGATAGGTTTTTATATCATCTTTGGTGGTTTATTACTCTTTACTCACATAGAAACATATGAAAGTCTGCTTGCCATACCGGCTAACCAGTCAGTAATCAACGCTACATGGGACAGTATTATTACTTTCGTTAATGGTGATGGTGATGCTGCTCAAACTGGGGGCGGAATGATTGGTGCTATGTTGCTCGTATTTAGTTACTATTTATTCTCTGCTGCTGGTGCGAAAATCGTTTCTATTTTTTCCATTTTAATTGGTATTATTTTTATGACAGACTTTTCGTTGGGAGACTTCTTTGCGAAAGTTGCAAAACGAATAGCGGCTATGATGCGTTCAATGAAGGAGCGGCTACTGGAATTCAAGGTTTCCAGAAAAGAGAATGATAGTGACATTGGTGATGTTCCAGATATAGAACTTGCAAATAATCATGAGCAAGATGAGCCTTTAATTCAAGACTTTACGGATGTAGCGTATTCGTTTGATCCACCGCCACCAGAAAAAAATACGAAGCCCGCAACTGAAATGCCAGAGGCGGACCATAGTCATAGAGCGGAGACGGGATTAGATGGCACACATGAGGATCACGAGGAACATGAGGTGTATGAGGATAGTCCGCTACCAATGACTGAAACGGAAAACCATGAATATGAGCTGCCTTCTTCCAATCTATTAGCGGAACCAACACAAAGTTCCCAGCAACAGGAGAAGTCACAAATTCAGGCTACTGTACGGAAATTGGAGCGGACTTTTCAAAGTTTTGGGGTGAAAGCAAGGGTAACCAAAGTGCATGTCGGTCCCGCTGTAACGAAATATGAAGTTTCCCCTGAAGCAGGTGTTAAGGTTAGTAAGATAGTTAATTTACATGATGATCTTGCCTTAGCTTTAGCTGCCAAAGATATCCGGATTGAAGCACCGATACCGGGTAAATCTGCAGTTGGTATTGAGGTGCCGAACGAGGAAATTGCCATGGTTTCACTTAGAGAAGTTCTCGACAGCTCACCCGCTAAACAATCTGCCAAACTATTATTTGCACTTGGCCGCGATATATCTGGTGATGCGGTCGTCTCTGAATTAAGTAAAATGCCGCACATGCTTATAGCCGGCGCGACAGGAAGCGGGAAAAGTGTCTGTGTAAATGGAATCATTACGACTATCTTAATGCGCGCTAAACCACATGAAGTTAAAATGATGATGATTGACCCTAAAAAGGTAGAGCTGAATGTCTATAATGGAATACCACATTTATTGACGCCCGTTGTTACTGACCCTAAAAAAGCATCTAGAGCATTGAAGAAAATTGTTGATGAGATGGAACGGCGCTATGAATTATTTTCGGATACTAGCACACGTAATATAGAAGGATATAATGAATATATCCGCAAGTATAACCAAACAGTTCCGGAAGAGGAGCAGCAGCCAAATCTGCCATATATTGTTGTGTTGGTGGACGAGCTTGCCGACTTGATGATGGTCGCCTCCAACGATGTGGAAGATGCGATTACAAGACTTGCACAAATGGCAAGAGCTGCCGGTATTCACTTAATCTTGGCAACACAGCGCCCTTCTGTTGATGTCATCACTGGTGTCATTAAAGCAAATATTCCTTCCCGGATTGCATTTAGCGTATCATCTGCAACGGATTCACGGACCATCCTTGATGCAGGTGGGGCTGAAAAGCTGTTGGGACGTGGAGATATGTTGTTCATGCCCGTTGGTTCCTCTAAACCGATGAGGGTACAGGGAGCGTTTTTATCTGACGAAGAAGTGGAGCGTATTGTCGATCATTGTATTGATCAGCAGAAAGCATCTTACCAGGAAGAGATGATTCCGGAAGAAACAAGTGAAGCGGCTTCAGATGTCGATGATGAATTATATGATGAAGCAGTCCAACTTATTACTGAAATGCAAAGTGCCAGTGTATCGATGCTGCAGCGGCGGTTCCGGATTGGTTACAACCGTGCTGCACGGCTTATTGACGCCATGGAAGAGCGAGGGGTCGTTGGTCCATATGAAGGAAGTAAGCCACGTACTGTACTCGTCTCACATATGAATGAGGAAAAGACATCATAAGACTTTGTGCTGAAGGGCGGTACTACTGATATAAGGAGTAACCGCCCGCCTTTCTACTCTAGGGTCTTAATTTTTAAAACTTGAGAAACTTCTCCCGTAGCTATTTATTTATCTTGGAGAAAATGTTATATTTATGTCGAATTTAACAGTTATATGTCAGACATCAGATTTCTAACAGTAGCTCATTCATAGTTTAGGAAGGAGACAATATGTCGCTAAAAATAGATTCGCGTCAATTATATTTGCAAGTTATCGATCAACTTAAGCAAGATATTGAAAGCGGTAAATACAAACCGAAACAAAAGCTTCCATCTGAATTCCAGTTGTCCAAGGAACTTGGTGTCTCCCGTGCGACGTTGCGTGAAGCATTACGTATACTTGAGGAAGAGAATATCGTGACGCGTAAACATGGGGTAGGGACGTTTGTTAATCCCAAACCAATTTTTTCATCAGGTATCGAACAGTTAAACAGTGTGACTTACATGATAAAAGAATCCGGGAAAACACCGGGATCACAGTTTTTAACGACTGAGTTTCTGGAGCCAACAGCTGACGAGAGGCAGAAGTTTGCACCGAGAGAACTGGAATCGATTGTGAAAATTGAACGTGTCCGGACAGCGGATAATGAGCCGGTTGTATTTTGTATTGACAAATTGCCTGAGGGACTTGTACCCGTAGATAGGGTGCATCAGACAGATTCACTATTCAAGTTGATGGAAGCGTATTCTGGAAACAGGATAGCATATGCGATAACATATATTGAACCTGTCAGTTACCATGACCGGATATATGAGATTCTTAAATGTGATCCTGAACAATCATTATTACTGCTTAAGCAAATGCATTATACAGCTGAAGATGAACCTGTACTATATTCGGTCAACTTCTTCCGTTCGGATATGTTCAGTTTTCATGTTTTAAGGAAACGCTAGGGACGTCGCGTTCTTAGCCTGCAAGGGCGCTTGCGCCTTTGTTCGTGGGTTGAAATAACCATGACGGACATTTCGATTTCAACTTGTAACTTTCCTTATTCCTATCCAGCAGTTAACATCTTTTCTTCCTAGCCGAACAAGTAACCCCGCAACAGGGAATTCTTCGCTCTGCGCCATATATTTAAGGAACGAGATAATGGGAAATTGAACTACCTGTGTTGCCCAGAACCAAACAACACAGGTTTTTGCTATAATATGATATAAATAAGTATACACTATAGCTATGTGCTGTATTCATTACATAAGTAAAGGAGGCTACCTTGATGACCGAAAAGCTGGAAACGGTTATTCCCGGGAACGGAGTCCATATACATCTCGTCCCGGGGAAAAAATTCAAGACTGTCAGCATCACCGCAAAATTTAGAGCACCTCTGTCAAGGGATACGATAACCAAACGGGCACTACTGCCATATGTTCTACAGCAGGGGACGCTTACCTATCCGGATAGGAGTGCTATGCAGGCTAAGCTTGATGAGTTGTATGGTGCTGTTTTATCGGTGGATAGCTCCAAAAAAGGCAACAACCACATCATTACCATTCGTCTGGAAACAGCTAATCAAAAATTTATCTCAGATGAAGCGTCTATCATGGACGAGGCGGTTAACTTATTGAAGGAAGTCATTTTTCATCCTATTAGTGAAAATGAAGCATTCCTTCCTTCTGTTGTAGATAGAGAAAAGTCTACACTGCAACAAAAAATGAACAGTATCGTTGACGATAAAATGCGTTATGCAAATATGCGCCTTATTGATAAAATGTGCAGCAATGAACGGTATGGTTTGCATGTTCAAGGCTATGAGGACGATTTAAAGTCCATAACAGCTGAAAATCTGTACGCTTATTACCAGTCTGTTTTGAAAACAGATCAGCTTGACATTTATGTTTCAGGTGATTTCGAAAGTGGCGTTATGGAAGAAAAAATAAAAAGTGAATTCGAACGTGATCGTGACTGGGATTCTAAAGAAGCTATGGCGGAACCAGATTCGGAAAAACAGTCGGGCGGACCGAATGAAATGATAGAAACGCAGGAAATCCAACAGGCAAAGCTGCATTTTGGATACCGGACACATATAACCTATGCTGACAGCGATTACGCTGCACTACATGTTTTTAACGGGTTGTTCGGCGGTTTCCCGAGTTCTAAGTTATTTATCAATGTTCGAGAAAAAAATAGTCTGGCGTATTATGCCGCATCAAAATTTGAAAGTCACAAAGGGCTCTTGTTTGTATTTAGCGGAATCGCCCCTGAAGATTATGGACAGGCACGTGAAATCATTGAGAAACAATTGGAGGCAATGAAAAACGGCGATTTCACTGAAGAAGAAATGACCAACACAAAAGCATTAATCATTAATCAGTTGCTGGAGACGATGGACGATTCCAGGGGCCTGATAGAGCTTTTATATCAACAAGTTGTAGCAGATACAGAATTGTCGCCACTTGACCTGGTGGAGGGTATCAAAAATGTCAGTAAAGAAGATGTCGTCAATGCAGCAAACAAATGCGATCTTGACACCATTTATTTGCTGACGAGTAAAGGAGGCGCTTCTAGTGAATAAATTCTCCTATGATACGATTAAAGAAGTTCTTTATAAGGAGCAGCTTACGAATGGCCTAACCGTTTACCTGCTACCAAAACCCGAAATGGCAAAAACATACGGTATCTTTGCAACCAATTATGGTTCGATTGACCAAACGTTTGTCCCAATCAATGAGACGGAACAAGTAACCGTGCCGGAAGGAGTTGCTCACTTCCTTGAACATAAAATGTTTGAAAAAGAAGACCGCGATGTGTTTGCTGACTTTGGTAAACAAGGAGCCTCGGCAAATGCTTATACATCGTTTACCAAAACAGCCTATTTATTTGCTGCTACCAATCAAATTGACAAAAATGTCGAGACATTACTCGATTTTGTACAAGATCCTTACTTTTCAGATAAGTCAGTCGAGAAAGAAAAAGGAATTATTGCACAGGAAATTGAAATGTACAATGATCAGCCAGATTGGCAATCATTCATGGGGACACTCCGGAGTCTGTTTCACCATCATCCCGTGAAGGTTGACATTGCCGGAACGGTTGATTCCATCCGTACGATTAACAAGGATGATTTATACACTTGTTACCACACGTTTTATCACCCCAGCAATATGACGCTTTTTATTGCTGGGAACTTCGATGCCGAACATATGATGAAATTGATCAAGACCAACCAGCAAGATAAACATTTTGCTGAAATGGAAGAAGTGAAACGCGAATTTCCTGAAGAGCCTTCCACTGTAGCGCAGAAGGAAAATAAAATTGCCATGCCTGTTTCGGTCCCGAAGTGTACCATTGGCATTAAGGAATCGGCTACTGCTCTCAGAGGAGATGCTTTTCTGAAGAAAGACTTATTGCAAAATATGGTACTTGATTTTTACTTTTCCAAAGGCGGCCCTTTTTACCGGCAATTATACGAAGAGCAGCTAATTGACGAAAGCTTCCACTTTGAAACGAATTTGGAGAAAAATTTCGGGTACTCTTTGATTGGTGGGAATACCACTAATCCTGATCTGTTTGCTGATAAACTACGGAAGATGCTGACATCAACAAATCAAGCTACGTTTACTGCTGAAGAAGTTGAGCGCATGAAGAAAAAGAAAATTGGTCAGCTATTACGAGCAATGAATTCTTTGGAGTTCATTGCAAATAAATACATTCATTATGATACAGTCGGTATTGATTTATTTACCATTATTCCTACTATCCAATCATTGACAATGGAGGATTTGTCCAGGATTGGATTCAGGAAAATCGTTTAGCAGTATGTAAAATTGTCAATGAGTAGGGGATAAGGATTATATGGGGAGAAACGTATTAGTAATTGGTGCAAGCGGCGATATTGGTACCGCCATATATAAACAGCTTGTCACTGAAGGTGATCAGCTGATTTTGCATTACCATCAGAATAAGAAGGCGTTAGAAGGAAATAAATCAGATTTGCACCAAGAGTCAATTCTAATGGAGATACAGGCAGATCTTAGTACTTCAGGTGGGCTGAATCATTTGTTAAAACAGCTTACACTTCCTATAGATGCGCTCATATTCGCAAGTGGGAAAGCACATTTTGGGCTTTTTCAGGATACAGAAGAAACCATCATGGACAACATGCTGGCATTGCATGTGAAAGCGCCATGGCTTATATCCAGACACGTGCTTCCTCAAATGATTGCACGGAAAAAAGGGAAAATCATTATGGTTACATCCATCTGGGGGGAAGTAGGCGCCAGCAATGAAGTCGTGTATTCATCGGTTAAGGGCGCGCAAAACAGTTTCGTCAAAGCACTTGCGAAAGAAGTTGCACCGTCCGGAATTTCCGTGAATGCCGTGAGCCCGGGATTTATTGAAACAAAAATGAACGAACATTTGCTGGCGGATGAAAAAGATATGATTATACAGGACATTCCTGCAAGTCGAGCTGGCACTGTGGATGATGTTGCACATACAGTTAGTTTTTTAATGAATGAAAAGTCCGGCTATATCAATGGAGAAATTATGCATGTAACAGGTGGGTGGCTATCCTAATCATAATGTATAATCAGGCCAAAACATCGAATACTAAGTGTGAAAAATTTAAGAAGGAGGCAGATTCACATGTCTGTTCTTGATAATTTTGACACATGGAAAGACTTTTTGGCCAGCAGACTTGAGCAAGCGCAATCACAAGGGATGGGACAGCAAACGATATCGAATATGGCGTATGAAGTTGGTGACTATTTAGCAAATAGTACCGATGCTAAGAATAACGAGCAAGCTGTTCTTCAGGAAATCTGGACTGCTGCATCTGATGATGAGCGTCATGCAATTGCCAATGCAATGGTCAAACTTGTACAGAATCAAGGAAACACAAAATAAGATAGTTGTACGATAAAGAAGCTGTCAACACGTACAGCTTCTTTATTTTTTCGATATAATCTCCTTTTCACAATGCCCAAAATACTTTATTATAGTATAATGGATATGATAATAAACAAAAGTATGTTTTTTGAGGGGCTAATAATGGAAAAAACAGAATGGTACCTTGAATATGAAATTCAATATAATCGACCTGGCTTATTAGGCGATATTTCCTCGCTTCTTGGGATGCTTTCCATCAATATCATTTCGATTAATGGTGTGGAAAATTCAAGACGTGGGATGCTGCTCTTATCCAGAACAGAAGAACAAATTATTCGATTGAAATCAATTATGGAGACAATGGATACAATACGAGTAACGAAACTGCGCAAACCGAAACTGCGCGACAAACTGGCTGTTCGTCATGGACGATATATTCAAAGTGATGTGGATGACCGGAAAACGTTTCGGTTTGTCCGAGATGAGCTTGGACTGTTGGTTGACTTTATGGCTGAGCTGTATAAAAAAGAGGGACATAAGTTAATTGGTATTCGTGGAATGCCGCGTGTTGGTAAAACGGAATCAGTTGTGGCAGCAAGTGTCTGTGCAAATAAGCGATGGCTATTCGTTTCGAGTACGCTACTAAAGCAAACCATCCGAAAAGAATTAATTAAGGGCGAGTACAGCACCGATAATCTTTACATTATTGACGGCATTGTATCTGCCAGGCAAGCCAACGAACAACATTGGGAACTGATTCGTGAAATTATGCAGCTGTCCGCCGTTAAAGTAATTGAGCATCCTGATATGTTTGTACAGCAGACCGAGTACAAATTGAGTGACTTTGACTATATCATCGAACTTCGCAGTAATGAAAATGAAGAGATTACATACGAACCAGTTGAAAATAACCAGTTCGGCCAGGGAGATGGTTTTTCAATGTTTGACTTTTAAGTGCAGGCGCAAGCTTTCACCATAAACGATTCAAGTTTTCTTAAAATGGATGGTGTTATTTATGGAAATCGGCGAAAGACTAAAGGAAGCAAGAGAAGCGAAAAACTTGTCGCTGGATAAGTTGCAGGATATGACAAAAATACAGAAAAGGTATCTGGATGCAATCGAACAGGGGAACTTTGGGATTTTGCCAGGGAAATTTTACGCACGGGCATTTATTAAAGAATATGCCTCAGCGGTTGGTCTTGATGCAAAAGAATTAATGGAAGAACATAAAGACGAAATACCGCAGACCGAAGAAGAAACGCCATCACAGTATACGTACATACATCGGTCGAGAAAGGATAACAGTCCTGCAAAAGGCACTTCTGTATTTTCATTAATACCAACAGTGATTGTTGTTCTATTAATTATTGGTATTATGGCTGTCGTATGGTTTTTTGCTCAGGATACGTCACCAGACACTGATAATAATAACGAACCAAAAGAACCACAGGAGGACAATGCAATTATCCGTGATTCCGGCGACAGTGAACAAGAAGACGGACAATATCCGGAAGAAAACGATACAGGCACTAAAGATGGCCCCGGTGATACATCTGATTCGGAACAACAGGATCAACAGGATGAACAAACCGATTCGTCATCTAATGAGGATATTGACAACGCCTCCCCTGAACTTGTTGTTGAAGAAAGAGGTTCAGGCAGTCCCCCGGAATCAACACTCACATTAAAGCATGCCAGTAACGATATAACCCTCAAGATTGAAACATCAGGTGAATCGTGGCTGGAAGTGGAAAACGGTAATGGTGAATCCTTGTTTTCAAATATGTTCGGGGAAGATGAGTCGCCTTTGGAATTGGATGTTTCGGACGAAGATCGTATCTGGATTAATGCAGGAAGTGCCCCAAATCTGGATGTTAGTATTGATGGCTTAGCATTAACATATCCAGTCGACCCTGAAAAAGAAGTGTTTCAGCACATTTGGATAAACCTGAATAAAGATGGCGATCAAACAGACTGATTGGTAAACGACCTGGCAGTTGCCGCCCCTACGTAACCATGATCTCGTTCCGTGAGCTTAATGGGGGGCTTGCTGCCAGTTACATGTGGGATGAACACAGGGAAGGGTCTTATCACGCAGGAGGTATGGGGTATGAATTTACCGAACAAATTGACATTATCACGTATTTTTTTAATTCCGATTTTTATTGTTTTACTTAGTGTACCGCTGGGTTGGGGAGAATGGATGATTGGTGAAAACGTGCTGCCTGTATCCCATCTGGCAGCAGCAGTATTATTTATTATTGCAGCGGCAACGGATTGGGTAGATGGTTATTATGCACGAAAGTATAATTTGGTTACGAATTTGGGGAAGTTTT from Lentibacillus cibarius carries:
- a CDS encoding ClpP family protease — protein: MEKEPEKKGDQNQGDQANNSSLVQKIQQLGQSNVPQAPDSNIHVLSIIGQIEGHVQLPAQNKTTKYEHMLPQLIAIEQNPKIEGLIVLLNTVGGDVEAGLALSEMIASISKPTASIVLGGGHSIGVPIATAADYSFITPTATMTIHPIRLNGLVIGVPQTFEYMDKMQDRVVDFVTQHSNIKEEKFKELMFARGNLTRDIGTNVVGDDAVEYGLIDGIGGVTEAMQKLNEMIDENKGPEEQVIQ
- a CDS encoding YlzJ-like family protein; amino-acid sequence: MILYTPLSETDIFPVSEQELNKRHCVSHKGKQLFVEELEDGQYQLLQLISTDPNDFMNGDYTPGTILK
- a CDS encoding GntR family transcriptional regulator, encoding MSLKIDSRQLYLQVIDQLKQDIESGKYKPKQKLPSEFQLSKELGVSRATLREALRILEEENIVTRKHGVGTFVNPKPIFSSGIEQLNSVTYMIKESGKTPGSQFLTTEFLEPTADERQKFAPRELESIVKIERVRTADNEPVVFCIDKLPEGLVPVDRVHQTDSLFKLMEAYSGNRIAYAITYIEPVSYHDRIYEILKCDPEQSLLLLKQMHYTAEDEPVLYSVNFFRSDMFSFHVLRKR
- the asd gene encoding aspartate-semialdehyde dehydrogenase; the protein is MGNKAAFNIAVVGATGAVGQKIIQLLEKRNLPINQLRLLSSKRSAGKRLFFNNQEITVEEATPESFADVDIALFSAGGSVSKKLAPEAVKHGTVVIDNTSAFRLDENVPLVVPEVNEEDLQSHNGIIANPNCSTIQMVAALKPIQKAFGLTRVIVSTYQAVSGAGNEACNELEEQTKQYMNGEELTSELLPVKGDSKHLPIAFNALPQIDVFQDNGYTFEEMKMINESKKILHDEKLQVAATCVRLPLFTSHAESVYAEVGQNNLKVADIWKVLDGADGVTLEDDPETQTYPTPLSATDKEDVFAGRVRKDLDNDNGFHFWVVSDNLIKGAALNTIQIAERLIHHKWL
- the dapA gene encoding 4-hydroxy-tetrahydrodipicolinate synthase, encoding MDFGRILTAMVTPFDEHGQIDLDKTDQLIEHLLDNGSDGLVAGGTTGESPTLTKQEKITLFRHIVKTVNNRVPVIAGTGSNDTAASIALTKEVETLGVDGIMLVAPYYNKPNPEGLYQHFAAIARETTLPVMLYNIPGRSVVKMDADTIIRLSEMENIVSVKEASGDLDQVSKIIEHTADDFSVYSGEDSISLPMMSVGADGVVSVASHIAGNEMQDMVHAYQLGETVRAASIHRKLVPIMNGLFAQPSPAPVKTALNMKGIDVGNVRLPLVSLTDSEKDTLKNLLKNIGI
- a CDS encoding FtsK/SpoIIIE family DNA translocase, which gives rise to MLAKKKRKNKKNQLTKQVKSELLGLLFLFIAIFGSGASAISDGAIPGGLEYIFRFFLGIWYFIASVFLLLTGIILMIKRRLPIFHSKKMIGFYIIFGGLLLFTHIETYESLLAIPANQSVINATWDSIITFVNGDGDAAQTGGGMIGAMLLVFSYYLFSAAGAKIVSIFSILIGIIFMTDFSLGDFFAKVAKRIAAMMRSMKERLLEFKVSRKENDSDIGDVPDIELANNHEQDEPLIQDFTDVAYSFDPPPPEKNTKPATEMPEADHSHRAETGLDGTHEDHEEHEVYEDSPLPMTETENHEYELPSSNLLAEPTQSSQQQEKSQIQATVRKLERTFQSFGVKARVTKVHVGPAVTKYEVSPEAGVKVSKIVNLHDDLALALAAKDIRIEAPIPGKSAVGIEVPNEEIAMVSLREVLDSSPAKQSAKLLFALGRDISGDAVVSELSKMPHMLIAGATGSGKSVCVNGIITTILMRAKPHEVKMMMIDPKKVELNVYNGIPHLLTPVVTDPKKASRALKKIVDEMERRYELFSDTSTRNIEGYNEYIRKYNQTVPEEEQQPNLPYIVVLVDELADLMMVASNDVEDAITRLAQMARAAGIHLILATQRPSVDVITGVIKANIPSRIAFSVSSATDSRTILDAGGAEKLLGRGDMLFMPVGSSKPMRVQGAFLSDEEVERIVDHCIDQQKASYQEEMIPEETSEAASDVDDELYDEAVQLITEMQSASVSMLQRRFRIGYNRAARLIDAMEERGVVGPYEGSKPRTVLVSHMNEEKTS